From one Desulfurobacterium thermolithotrophum DSM 11699 genomic stretch:
- a CDS encoding molybdenum cofactor biosynthesis protein MoaE codes for MRSSVDKLLEEIKKNSNPENLGMVLVHNGIVREISRTGKKIKEMELSFDEEKLKKVVSEFEKKKGIEAIKVWINKGRLKIGDDIMVVIVAGKFRKDVVPVFEELLSKIKEEVVVEKEIQS; via the coding sequence ATGAGGTCATCAGTAGATAAACTTTTAGAAGAAATTAAAAAAAATTCAAATCCTGAAAATCTTGGAATGGTCCTTGTTCACAACGGGATAGTAAGAGAAATTTCAAGAACAGGAAAGAAAATAAAGGAGATGGAGCTCTCTTTTGATGAGGAAAAGCTAAAAAAGGTAGTATCTGAATTTGAAAAGAAAAAAGGAATTGAAGCAATTAAAGTTTGGATTAATAAAGGTAGATTAAAGATAGGCGATGACATTATGGTGGTTATTGTTGCAGGAAAGTTTAGAAAAGATGTTGTACCAGTTTTTGAAGAACTTTTATCAAAAATTAAAGAAGAAGTTGTAGTTGAAAAGGAAATTCAATCTTAG
- the moaA gene encoding GTP 3',8-cyclase MoaA, whose amino-acid sequence MSRINYLRISVTDRCNFRCRYCMPEGTKKFIPHSEILRYEEITEIVRVFTEFGIDSVRLTGGEPLVRKGIESLIVQIRELEEIRDISLTTNGFFLSEKVKSLKEHGLNRVNISIDTLEPEKFGFITGTGDTRTLSRVLHGLEKAIEEGLNPVKVNTVLIKGFNDKEIESFVKLSENYGVEVRFIELMPVGGKFFSRKNFISSTLIKKQIEKKFGKLIPVKTRGNGPAKSFIVEGTNAKLGFVSPISEHFCNSCNRVRLTSDGKLRLCLMSDKDIDLKSIIRNPSYRRPHLREVITEALLRKINIDGIRALENRGCLRKMFTIGG is encoded by the coding sequence TTGAGTAGAATAAATTATCTGCGAATTTCTGTTACAGATAGATGCAATTTTAGATGTAGATATTGCATGCCGGAAGGGACGAAGAAATTTATTCCCCATTCAGAAATACTTCGATATGAAGAAATAACAGAAATTGTTAGAGTTTTTACAGAATTTGGCATTGATTCAGTTAGACTTACAGGTGGTGAACCCCTTGTAAGAAAGGGAATTGAAAGTCTAATAGTCCAGATAAGGGAACTAGAAGAAATAAGGGATATATCTTTAACAACAAACGGCTTCTTTCTTTCAGAAAAGGTTAAGTCTTTGAAAGAACATGGATTAAATAGAGTTAATATTAGCATCGATACTTTGGAACCGGAAAAGTTTGGATTTATAACGGGAACTGGAGATACCAGAACCTTATCAAGGGTTCTTCATGGACTAGAAAAAGCAATAGAAGAAGGACTAAATCCAGTTAAAGTGAATACAGTTCTAATAAAGGGTTTTAACGATAAAGAAATCGAGTCATTTGTTAAATTATCGGAAAATTACGGAGTAGAAGTTAGATTCATAGAACTAATGCCGGTTGGAGGAAAGTTTTTTTCTAGGAAGAACTTTATTTCATCTACTTTAATAAAAAAGCAAATTGAAAAAAAGTTTGGAAAGCTTATTCCTGTTAAGACACGAGGAAATGGTCCTGCAAAATCTTTTATTGTGGAAGGAACAAATGCAAAATTAGGATTTGTTTCACCTATTAGTGAACACTTTTGTAATTCATGTAATAGAGTACGGTTAACCTCGGATGGAAAGTTGAGATTATGCCTTATGAGTGATAAAGATATAGATCTAAAGTCAATTATTAGAAATCCTAGTTATAGAAGACCTCACCTTAGGGAAGTAATCACTGAAGCACTTTTGAGAAAAATTAACATTGATGGAATTAGAGCTCTTGAAAATCGTGGATGTTTAAGAAAAATGTTTACAATTGGAGGATAG
- a CDS encoding ATP-binding cassette domain-containing protein translates to MLEVKINKKLSYFSINVDFSIKENEYVVILGKSGAGKSMTAKIIAGIEKLDSGKILMRGKDITNLSPEKRGISYLPQSNTLFPHMTVLENLEFPFKVKKLRPDKEKIEEISSRFGIEKILDKKPLSISGGEAQRVALARAILSNPEVVILDEPLNSLDFFNKAELIEFLKKIKGEKTVIHITHDPIEAEKLSDRIFHIENGKILFSGSWKEFIEKSRGELPCKIREFFSFLPYQRQF, encoded by the coding sequence GTGCTTGAAGTAAAGATAAACAAAAAGCTTAGTTACTTTAGTATTAACGTTGATTTTTCAATAAAGGAGAATGAGTATGTTGTAATTCTTGGTAAAAGCGGTGCTGGAAAGAGCATGACTGCGAAAATTATAGCTGGTATAGAGAAATTAGACAGCGGGAAAATTCTTATGAGAGGAAAAGATATAACAAATTTATCTCCTGAAAAAAGAGGTATCTCGTATCTTCCCCAGAGTAATACCTTATTTCCTCACATGACTGTATTGGAAAATCTTGAATTTCCTTTTAAAGTAAAAAAACTAAGACCTGATAAAGAAAAAATAGAGGAAATAAGCAGTAGGTTTGGCATAGAAAAAATTCTTGATAAAAAACCTTTAAGTATTTCCGGAGGAGAAGCTCAAAGAGTGGCTCTTGCAAGGGCTATTCTTTCTAATCCAGAGGTGGTAATTCTTGATGAACCTTTAAACTCCCTAGATTTTTTTAACAAAGCAGAATTGATAGAGTTCCTGAAAAAGATAAAAGGAGAAAAAACAGTTATCCATATAACTCATGATCCGATAGAGGCGGAAAAACTATCAGATCGGATTTTTCACATAGAAAACGGGAAAATTCTATTTTCTGGAAGCTGGAAAGAGTTTATTGAAAAGTCTAGAGGAGAGCTCCCCTGCAAAATCAGGGAGTTCTTTTCTTTTCTCCCCTATCAACGACAATTCTGA
- the mobB gene encoding molybdopterin-guanine dinucleotide biosynthesis protein B → MVPIISFIGYQNSGKTTIATKVVEILRKKGYKVAVLKSTKHKNVIKDTEGKDSYKYKEARADAVAIVTPEELILFQKIGEIDLKYLSFLPFDDYDIVICEGFKHSDVPKFEVTRKELNQPILVGQVKNIIGVISDYEIKGVKNFSINKPEEVAEFIEETFIAKKEDQFSDEVELFVNGKRVPIKHYVRETLREILFGFVKLLKDIEYPIKKMDIRIVVDRGEKKRTP, encoded by the coding sequence ATGGTTCCGATTATTTCATTTATTGGATATCAAAACTCAGGAAAGACAACTATTGCTACAAAGGTTGTTGAGATACTCAGGAAAAAGGGATACAAGGTTGCAGTTTTAAAGTCAACAAAGCATAAAAATGTAATAAAGGATACAGAAGGAAAAGACAGCTACAAATATAAAGAAGCTAGAGCTGATGCCGTTGCTATTGTTACTCCGGAAGAACTTATACTCTTTCAGAAAATTGGAGAGATTGATCTTAAATACCTTTCCTTCCTCCCCTTTGACGACTACGATATCGTTATATGCGAAGGCTTTAAGCATTCCGACGTTCCAAAGTTTGAGGTAACAAGGAAAGAGCTAAACCAGCCAATCCTTGTCGGACAAGTGAAAAACATTATCGGCGTTATTTCAGACTACGAGATTAAAGGAGTTAAGAACTTCTCCATAAATAAACCTGAAGAGGTAGCCGAGTTCATAGAGGAAACATTTATAGCAAAAAAGGAAGATCAATTCTCTGATGAAGTTGAACTCTTTGTTAACGGAAAAAGAGTACCTATAAAACACTACGTTAGGGAAACACTGAGAGAAATTCTCTTTGGTTTTGTTAAGCTCCTAAAAGATATTGAGTATCCAATCAAGAAGATGGATATCAGAATTGTCGTTGATAGGGGAGAAAAGAAAAGAACTCCCTGA
- the glp gene encoding molybdopterin molybdotransferase MoeA: protein MENIYIEFEKALEVVLSNVPSLPTEKISLFDSLHRVLAEEILADRDNPPASVSAMDGYGVRFEDIKAVPARLKIVDDIPAGKLSKRKIEKGEAVKIFTGSIIPEGCDTVVPVEYTKEENDFVTIEKNFPKGSNIRKQGEDYKKDSTVLEKGTFITPIEMGVLASVNKTHIKVSVKPRVGIVVTGNEIIEPGEEIKEVSMIRNSNAYTLYGLVKEAGGEPVYFGIVDDDKEKTKKTLIEAFEICDLVVTSGGISMGDYDFIKAILPEIGVETLFYKLKIKPGKPVFFGKRGKKFIFSLPGFPVSTVINFYNFVFPFIRRMLGAQSIFRKKVKGVLAEEFKRKKSNRMEFARCKYVYDVESGEYKVFPLRKQGSGILSAMTGNVGLMVVPIGTDYIPTGELVDLILIKEL, encoded by the coding sequence ATGGAAAACATTTATATAGAGTTTGAAAAAGCTCTAGAAGTTGTTCTATCTAATGTTCCTTCTCTTCCAACAGAAAAAATTTCTCTCTTTGATAGTCTTCATAGAGTTTTGGCTGAAGAGATACTGGCAGATAGAGATAATCCTCCTGCTTCTGTTTCTGCAATGGATGGCTACGGAGTAAGGTTTGAAGACATAAAAGCCGTTCCTGCAAGATTAAAAATCGTTGATGACATTCCAGCTGGAAAGCTCTCAAAGAGGAAAATAGAAAAAGGAGAAGCCGTTAAAATTTTTACAGGTTCTATTATTCCTGAAGGTTGTGATACTGTTGTACCGGTTGAATACACAAAGGAAGAAAACGATTTTGTTACGATAGAGAAAAATTTTCCAAAAGGTTCAAACATAAGAAAACAGGGAGAAGACTATAAAAAGGACTCTACGGTTTTAGAGAAAGGAACTTTTATTACTCCTATTGAAATGGGTGTACTTGCTTCCGTCAATAAAACTCACATAAAAGTTTCTGTAAAACCAAGAGTAGGAATAGTAGTAACAGGAAATGAGATTATAGAGCCTGGAGAGGAAATTAAAGAGGTATCAATGATTAGAAACTCTAATGCATACACTCTCTACGGACTTGTAAAAGAAGCTGGAGGAGAACCAGTTTATTTTGGAATTGTTGATGATGATAAAGAAAAAACTAAAAAGACACTTATTGAAGCATTTGAAATATGCGATTTGGTTGTCACTTCTGGTGGGATATCAATGGGAGACTACGATTTTATAAAGGCAATTCTTCCGGAAATTGGCGTTGAAACTCTCTTTTATAAGCTTAAGATAAAACCAGGGAAACCTGTTTTCTTCGGTAAAAGAGGAAAAAAGTTTATTTTTTCACTTCCAGGTTTTCCTGTTTCTACAGTAATAAACTTTTATAACTTTGTTTTTCCGTTTATTAGAAGAATGTTGGGAGCTCAAAGCATTTTTAGAAAAAAGGTAAAGGGCGTTCTTGCAGAAGAATTTAAAAGAAAAAAGTCTAACAGAATGGAATTTGCAAGATGTAAGTATGTTTATGATGTAGAGTCTGGAGAATATAAGGTCTTTCCTCTTAGAAAACAGGGTTCAGGAATTCTTTCAGCAATGACTGGAAATGTTGGGCTAATGGTTGTTCCAATAGGAACTGATTACATACCTACTGGAGAATTAGTAGATCTGATTCTTATTAAGGAACTATAG
- a CDS encoding IS110 family transposase, whose product MSPPEIRDYSKEATFKGRRLDFSLGNKPRAWRLADASCRLIIVAGSAVLEYGNSPEAEVAKHKTYQGVEMKEKVEKTLYVGVDYHKNSFTAAYLDCLTGILNTKKYEAEELEKFKNHLTTFRKKGYSVKVAVETLTGVTFFTEEIRNCVDEITYVNTNKFKNILKGVNSAKNDRIDAETIAIYYEMGLLPTVYVPTRKEKELRIKMKERDSFVDMRKGVINRLHSLLLEYGIKTNKRELTTKKGMERIKEETKKKVPPSLRETIWRQIETIEYLTDKIRETEEDIKSFIGEDEELKGKVELLKSIPGVGDIVAIAFISAVCNEERFENGDKVAAYFGLVPRVNSSGDEVRNGRITKKGDSRTRNKIIQATRALLNSKLDNSVKRFYEGLVKKGLEKKKALIAAARKLVKVMFAVLRERRQFMDFVENKCNLCVGG is encoded by the coding sequence ATGTCACCCCCTGAAATTCGGGACTATAGTAAAGAGGCAACCTTTAAAGGCAGGAGGCTGGATTTTTCCCTGGGGAATAAGCCCCGTGCGTGGAGATTAGCCGATGCCTCCTGCCGGCTAATTATAGTGGCGGGAAGCGCCGTATTGGAGTATGGGAATAGTCCCGAAGCAGAGGTTGCAAAACACAAAACATATCAGGGGGTAGAGATGAAGGAGAAGGTAGAGAAAACACTGTATGTCGGAGTGGACTACCACAAAAACAGCTTTACAGCAGCTTATTTAGATTGTCTGACAGGGATACTTAATACCAAGAAGTACGAAGCAGAAGAGTTAGAGAAATTTAAAAATCACCTAACAACTTTTAGGAAAAAAGGATATTCAGTAAAAGTTGCGGTAGAAACCTTAACAGGAGTAACATTTTTTACGGAGGAGATAAGGAACTGCGTTGATGAAATAACTTACGTTAACACTAACAAATTTAAGAACATTCTAAAAGGTGTTAACAGTGCTAAAAACGACAGGATAGATGCAGAAACGATAGCCATTTACTATGAAATGGGCTTACTTCCGACAGTTTACGTCCCGACGAGAAAAGAAAAAGAGCTAAGGATAAAGATGAAAGAGAGAGATAGCTTTGTAGATATGAGAAAAGGGGTAATTAACAGACTTCATAGCCTATTGCTTGAATATGGGATAAAGACAAACAAGAGAGAACTCACCACGAAGAAAGGGATGGAAAGGATAAAGGAAGAAACGAAGAAGAAAGTGCCTCCGTCATTACGAGAAACGATATGGAGGCAAATAGAAACAATAGAATACTTAACAGATAAGATAAGAGAGACAGAAGAAGATATCAAGAGTTTTATAGGAGAAGATGAGGAGCTTAAGGGAAAAGTAGAACTTCTAAAAAGCATACCTGGAGTAGGAGATATAGTAGCTATAGCCTTTATATCTGCCGTATGTAACGAAGAGAGGTTTGAAAACGGAGACAAGGTAGCGGCTTATTTTGGACTTGTTCCTCGTGTTAATAGCAGTGGAGACGAAGTTAGAAATGGAAGGATAACAAAGAAAGGGGACAGCAGAACGAGGAACAAGATTATCCAGGCTACGAGAGCGTTATTGAACAGCAAGTTAGACAATTCAGTTAAAAGATTTTACGAAGGGTTAGTTAAGAAAGGTTTAGAGAAGAAGAAAGCGCTGATAGCTGCGGCGAGGAAATTGGTTAAAGTAATGTTCGCAGTTTTGAGAGAGAGAAGGCAATTTATGGATTTTGTTGAAAATAAATGCAACCTCTGTGTTGGGGGTTGA
- the fdhD gene encoding formate dehydrogenase accessory sulfurtransferase FdhD, translating into MSLYSKHKTLEVIPNSSFELEEFVVEEVSYKVFLNDEYIGSSMVLPCNLEEFGVGFLFSQGYIQKPEDIESVRVCDKGGIFVYTKDKKIEKKDVIITSGCGGTGKISRDMLERPFEELKEYKMKLSEIDDLIRETLKRNEIGNLTHCVHACGFWSEKGFEAFYADVGRHNAVDKVVGAILLRKFSPRGAIYTTGRLTSDMVLKCARIGIPIVISRTATSSLGLEIARRADVTLICYARPGRINVFNRPDRVVWED; encoded by the coding sequence ATGAGTTTATATTCAAAGCATAAAACATTAGAAGTTATCCCTAATAGCAGCTTTGAGCTTGAAGAATTTGTTGTTGAAGAAGTCTCTTATAAAGTATTCTTGAATGATGAGTACATAGGGAGCTCTATGGTTCTTCCTTGTAACCTAGAAGAATTTGGAGTAGGTTTTCTCTTTTCACAAGGATATATCCAAAAGCCTGAAGACATAGAAAGCGTAAGAGTCTGTGATAAAGGTGGAATTTTCGTCTATACGAAAGATAAAAAAATAGAAAAAAAAGATGTAATTATTACTTCTGGTTGTGGAGGAACTGGAAAGATTTCAAGAGACATGTTAGAAAGACCTTTTGAAGAGCTCAAAGAATACAAAATGAAACTTTCAGAAATAGACGATCTAATAAGAGAAACTCTAAAAAGGAATGAAATTGGAAATCTTACTCACTGCGTTCATGCCTGTGGTTTTTGGTCAGAAAAAGGATTTGAAGCTTTTTACGCAGATGTTGGAAGACACAATGCAGTAGATAAAGTAGTAGGAGCAATTCTCCTTCGAAAATTCTCGCCCCGTGGAGCAATCTACACAACAGGAAGACTTACATCCGACATGGTTTTAAAGTGTGCAAGAATTGGAATTCCGATTGTTATTTCAAGAACGGCAACTTCTTCCTTGGGGCTTGAAATTGCAAGAAGAGCAGATGTTACGCTTATCTGTTATGCAAGGCCAGGAAGGATAAATGTCTTTAATAGGCCAGATAGAGTAGTATGGGAGGATTAA
- a CDS encoding ABC transporter permease: MRKQKWLLFLIGVLTFGCFAFIVVPILNIFVSVNPESLESTLKDGEVWNAIFTTLKGAIFSTILGLIIGVPTSYFLSTVDFRGKSFLESLLNLPIVIPHVAVGIILLKLLSQNSTLGKFFSHFGIHFVDTIYGIIVAMCFVSISYTITSSLLGFRSINKELIWTARSLGASPFQVLRFVVLPLAFPYILRGAILSFARSISEVGALLIIAYYPITAPILMYERFEDYGLKASTPIAVLMMLISFLIFIILLSISYRSERKSA, encoded by the coding sequence GTGAGAAAGCAGAAGTGGCTTCTGTTTCTTATTGGTGTTCTGACCTTCGGTTGTTTTGCTTTTATAGTTGTTCCTATTCTGAACATCTTTGTTTCTGTAAATCCTGAATCCCTTGAATCTACTTTAAAAGACGGTGAAGTCTGGAATGCAATTTTCACAACTTTAAAAGGAGCAATTTTTTCAACTATTTTGGGTTTAATAATAGGAGTGCCAACTTCTTACTTTCTTTCTACGGTTGACTTTAGAGGGAAAAGTTTTTTAGAAAGTCTTCTAAATTTACCTATAGTTATTCCTCATGTTGCTGTAGGAATAATTCTTTTAAAACTCTTAAGTCAAAATTCTACCTTAGGTAAATTCTTTTCTCACTTTGGAATTCACTTTGTGGATACAATTTATGGGATTATAGTTGCTATGTGCTTTGTAAGTATTTCTTACACTATTACTTCTTCTCTTTTAGGATTTCGTTCAATTAATAAAGAACTTATCTGGACTGCAAGAAGCCTTGGGGCCTCACCGTTTCAGGTATTAAGATTTGTCGTTCTTCCTCTTGCTTTCCCTTATATACTCCGAGGAGCCATCCTTTCTTTTGCTCGTTCAATCAGTGAAGTTGGAGCTCTACTTATAATAGCCTACTATCCAATTACGGCTCCGATTCTTATGTATGAAAGATTTGAGGATTATGGATTAAAAGCATCTACTCCAATTGCAGTTTTAATGATGCTAATAAGTTTCCTTATTTTTATCATTCTCCTATCAATTTCTTATAGGAGTGAAAGAAAAAGTGCTTGA
- the mobA gene encoding molybdenum cofactor guanylyltransferase, with the protein MAGGKSSRFGKDKLSQNLYGKLLIEHVVEATKGFSEILIVGKFPDKFRHIKSIKFVLEPFTDFSPIYGIITGLRAAKNEKILFLPGDTPFLKAEVLKTFSREFPPAVISEGDNLHSLFFLISKFQICIVEKFLKSRKHKVFDLHYLMKSKRVDVRKFLHLDYQKKSLINLNTRKELYEVISR; encoded by the coding sequence TTGGCAGGAGGTAAAAGTAGTAGGTTTGGAAAAGATAAGCTGTCCCAAAACCTTTATGGAAAACTTTTAATTGAACACGTTGTTGAAGCTACAAAAGGATTTTCTGAAATTCTAATTGTTGGGAAATTCCCTGATAAGTTTAGACATATAAAGAGTATTAAATTTGTGTTAGAACCTTTTACAGATTTTTCTCCAATTTATGGAATTATTACGGGATTAAGAGCTGCAAAAAACGAAAAAATTCTTTTCCTTCCGGGAGATACTCCTTTTTTAAAGGCTGAAGTTTTAAAAACTTTTTCAAGGGAGTTCCCACCTGCTGTCATTTCGGAAGGAGATAACCTTCACTCCTTGTTTTTCCTGATTTCAAAGTTTCAAATTTGTATTGTTGAAAAATTTTTAAAATCTAGAAAGCATAAAGTTTTTGATCTTCACTATTTAATGAAAAGTAAAAGAGTTGACGTTAGAAAGTTTTTGCATTTAGATTATCAAAAGAAAAGTCTTATAAACTTAAATACGAGGAAGGAGCTTTATGAGGTCATCAGTAGATAA
- the wtpA gene encoding tungstate ABC transporter substrate-binding protein WtpA has product MRKLLAVLCSTLITSTAFATEKTTLIIFHAGSLSVPFKKMEEEFEKEHPNIDVRREPSGSVKAIRKVTDLHKPCDVVASADYSLIPKMMFPKYTDHVKVFATNELVLCYTSKSKYGDKINSSNWYEILKKKDVKWGFSNPNLDPCGYRTVMMIVLASDYYKKPLYKELLAPGTNLKLIKEDGKYKVLVPKIFRTKGNKVFVRPKAVALLGLLESGAIDYAIEYKSVALQHGLKYVELPKKINLSDLAYKNYYSKVEVKLGNGKVVKGKPIAYGITTVKNAPHPKEAKLWEDFVTSKRGVGILKECYQNPIYPPKVIEAKGN; this is encoded by the coding sequence ATGAGAAAGTTACTTGCTGTTTTGTGTTCAACGTTAATAACCTCCACTGCTTTTGCAACTGAAAAAACGACTCTTATTATTTTTCATGCCGGAAGCCTTTCTGTTCCATTTAAGAAAATGGAAGAAGAATTTGAAAAAGAACATCCTAACATTGATGTTAGAAGGGAACCAAGTGGAAGCGTAAAGGCTATCAGAAAAGTTACTGACCTTCATAAACCCTGTGATGTTGTTGCAAGTGCAGACTATTCACTTATACCGAAGATGATGTTTCCAAAATATACAGATCACGTTAAAGTATTTGCAACAAATGAGCTAGTTCTCTGTTATACCTCTAAGTCAAAGTATGGAGATAAGATCAACAGTAGCAATTGGTATGAAATTCTAAAGAAAAAGGATGTGAAGTGGGGGTTTTCAAATCCAAACCTTGATCCTTGTGGTTATAGAACTGTAATGATGATAGTTCTTGCTTCTGATTACTATAAAAAACCTTTATACAAAGAACTTCTTGCTCCTGGTACCAATTTGAAACTTATTAAAGAAGACGGAAAGTATAAGGTTTTAGTTCCTAAAATTTTTAGAACAAAGGGAAATAAAGTTTTTGTCCGTCCGAAGGCTGTAGCACTATTAGGACTTCTTGAAAGTGGAGCTATTGACTATGCAATTGAATACAAAAGTGTTGCTCTTCAACATGGATTAAAGTATGTAGAACTTCCAAAGAAGATAAACCTTTCAGATCTTGCTTATAAAAACTACTATTCAAAAGTTGAAGTAAAACTTGGAAACGGCAAAGTAGTTAAAGGAAAACCAATAGCCTACGGCATTACAACAGTAAAGAATGCTCCTCATCCAAAAGAAGCAAAATTGTGGGAAGATTTTGTTACCTCAAAGAGAGGTGTAGGAATTCTGAAAGAGTGCTATCAGAATCCTATATATCCTCCTAAGGTAATAGAAGCCAAGGGGAACTAA
- the moaCB gene encoding bifunctional molybdenum cofactor biosynthesis protein MoaC/MoaB — protein MKTIDITTKFDTLRTAKAVGRIKLSPETVKKILNKEIPKGDVLSTAQIAGIMGAKKTAELIPFCHPIPIDHIELKTKVGEDFIEVEAEVKGIWRTGYEVEAMNAVMMALLNIFDMCKGFDKNMVIEGVKIIFKSGGKSDWGEDLSGLKAAVITVSDSAYAGKREDRSGLLAKEILEQFRAEVVGYTIVPDEKEAIKEAIKKFKQMEVNLIVTTGGTGFSKRDVTPEATSEVIEREMVGFSEAMHILGVRFTPKALMSRAKAGFLSENSIVLNLPGSTKGVKQNLEMLLPLVKHALKMAKGEGH, from the coding sequence ATGAAAACAATAGATATTACTACAAAGTTTGACACACTAAGAACTGCAAAAGCTGTTGGAAGAATAAAACTCTCTCCTGAAACAGTGAAAAAAATTCTAAACAAAGAAATTCCAAAAGGAGATGTCCTTTCTACTGCACAAATTGCAGGAATTATGGGGGCAAAGAAGACTGCAGAACTCATTCCTTTTTGTCATCCAATTCCCATTGATCACATAGAGCTAAAAACCAAAGTTGGTGAAGACTTTATTGAAGTTGAAGCAGAAGTTAAAGGAATTTGGAGAACTGGATACGAAGTTGAAGCAATGAACGCTGTTATGATGGCACTTTTAAACATATTTGATATGTGTAAAGGTTTCGATAAGAACATGGTTATAGAAGGAGTAAAGATTATTTTCAAAAGTGGTGGAAAGTCTGATTGGGGAGAAGACTTAAGTGGTTTAAAAGCAGCTGTTATCACTGTTAGTGATTCAGCCTATGCTGGAAAAAGAGAGGATAGGAGTGGTCTTCTTGCAAAAGAGATCTTAGAGCAGTTTAGAGCTGAAGTTGTTGGTTATACAATCGTTCCAGACGAAAAAGAAGCTATAAAAGAGGCTATCAAAAAGTTTAAACAAATGGAAGTAAACCTTATAGTTACAACTGGTGGAACTGGCTTTAGTAAGAGAGATGTAACTCCGGAAGCTACTTCTGAAGTCATAGAAAGGGAAATGGTAGGTTTTTCAGAAGCTATGCACATTCTTGGAGTCAGATTTACTCCAAAGGCTTTAATGTCAAGAGCAAAAGCAGGATTTTTAAGCGAAAACTCTATAGTTTTGAACTTACCAGGAAGCACAAAAGGTGTTAAGCAAAATCTTGAAATGCTTTTACCACTTGTAAAACATGCACTTAAAATGGCAAAGGGAGAAGGACACTGA
- a CDS encoding FprA family A-type flavoprotein, translating into MAVKKIKDGIYWVGAIDWDRVIFDELVTLPEGTSYNSYIVFGSEKTALIDTVEPYKGEELLRNLKELKVEKIDYIISNHAEQDHSGMIPEILKLYPEAKVVTNRKCKDMLIDFLNLSEDVFLVVEDKEVLSLGNKTLQFFMAPWVHWPETMFTYAVEDKVLFTCDFLGSHIATSELFDTSNRNRAKIYLETKRYYSEIMMPFRNFIKKHLALIDELKPDILAPSHGVVIKDTESVLNAYKKWISDKVDPLIVIPFVSMHESTRCMVEFLTSELCARGVTVRPYNLITADVGNIAMDLVDAAGIVFASPTVLAGAHPAVISFAYLVNALKPKTKLATIIGSYGWGGLVTVKHIKETLKNLKVEWIEPVMVKGFPKDSDFEKLRELAEEIVEKTKEYTE; encoded by the coding sequence ATGGCTGTGAAAAAAATTAAAGATGGAATCTATTGGGTAGGAGCAATAGACTGGGATAGGGTTATCTTTGATGAACTTGTTACTCTTCCTGAGGGAACAAGTTACAACTCTTATATAGTCTTTGGAAGCGAGAAAACAGCATTAATTGATACAGTTGAGCCTTATAAAGGTGAAGAGCTCTTAAGAAACTTAAAAGAGCTCAAAGTCGAAAAAATTGATTACATTATTTCAAACCATGCAGAACAAGATCACTCTGGAATGATCCCCGAAATTCTTAAGCTTTATCCTGAAGCAAAGGTTGTAACAAATAGAAAGTGTAAAGACATGCTTATTGATTTTCTTAATCTTTCAGAAGATGTCTTTTTAGTAGTTGAAGATAAGGAAGTTCTTTCTCTTGGGAACAAAACTTTGCAGTTTTTTATGGCTCCTTGGGTTCATTGGCCTGAAACAATGTTTACTTATGCTGTTGAAGATAAAGTTCTCTTTACCTGTGATTTCTTAGGTTCTCACATTGCAACAAGTGAGCTTTTTGATACCTCTAATAGAAATAGAGCTAAAATTTATTTAGAAACCAAACGTTACTATTCAGAAATAATGATGCCTTTTAGAAATTTCATAAAAAAGCATCTTGCACTTATAGATGAATTAAAACCTGATATTCTTGCTCCAAGCCATGGAGTTGTAATAAAAGATACCGAGTCTGTATTGAATGCTTACAAGAAATGGATTTCAGATAAGGTTGATCCTCTCATTGTTATTCCTTTTGTTTCAATGCATGAAAGTACTCGCTGTATGGTCGAATTTTTAACCTCTGAGCTATGTGCAAGAGGTGTTACTGTAAGACCTTACAATCTCATAACTGCTGATGTTGGAAATATTGCGATGGACTTAGTTGATGCTGCAGGAATAGTCTTTGCATCGCCAACAGTTCTTGCAGGAGCACATCCGGCAGTAATTTCATTTGCATATCTTGTAAACGCTCTTAAACCTAAAACAAAACTTGCTACTATCATAGGTTCTTATGGTTGGGGAGGGCTTGTAACTGTTAAACACATTAAGGAAACACTAAAAAATCTAAAAGTTGAATGGATTGAACCTGTAATGGTTAAGGGATTTCCAAAGGATAGTGACTTTGAAAAATTGAGAGAACTAGCAGAGGAAATAGTAGAAAAAACAAAAGAGTACACGGAATAA